In the genome of Carassius carassius chromosome 47, fCarCar2.1, whole genome shotgun sequence, one region contains:
- the LOC132130105 gene encoding E3 ubiquitin-protein ligase UHRF2-like — MWIQIRTIDGKETRTVEDLSRLTKIESLRVKIRDIFNVKPEQQRLFYRGKQMEDGQTLFDYNVGLNDIVQLLIRSQTDPPDSPSLNNGEGVACDVAPPTTASVPTSATPTTTVVSPATVANSNGNGSKPCSPAPESQPSTSSRTLLIDPGIGLFRVNELVDCRDVSIGAWFEGVIEKVSPASKGQNGRAGTAPPVARVGRPSKRSHCKLETETSAAPSSSSSSASSHSTALNSASSEPSTSKPDPVHVSYHIKYEDYPENGVVEMSADNVRPRARTVLRFDQLQVGDRVMVNYNLENPEERGFWYDAEITSLNAVSRTNKEIRVRILLGGPGDVIGDCKLQFLDEVYRIEKPGAPGLCAADGPFKRKTGPECKHCKADPDAECRFCSCCVCGGKQDAHMQLLCDECNMAFHIYCLTPPLTAIPEDEDWYCPTCKNDSSEVVKAGEKLRTSKKKSKMPSATTESQRDWGKGMACVGRTKECTIVPSNHYGPVPGVPVGTTWKFRVQVSEAGVHRPHVGGIHGRSNDGSYSLVLAGGFEDEVDRGDEFTYTGSGGRDLSGNKRIGEHSFDQTLTHMNRALALNCDAPLNDKDGAESRNWRAGKPVRVIRSSKGRRISKYAPEEGNRYDGIYKVVKYWPEIGKCGFLVWRYLLRRDDLEPAPWTPEGIERSKKLCLKVQYPPGYLEAMANKTKREATVRSVGGSKRGRKRGRPRTTRPSKRVEEEEEEKPAEHTEEELQSNGSADAHEEENTGVREPQEELQVKRRKEVESFALSEQQRSLIQDDEPNRKLWDEALSFLSEGPNFLRKVEQLFMCVCCQELSFQPITTECSHNVCKTCLQRSFRAEVFSCPACRHDLGKDYTMSLNKTLQLLLDQFFPGYSKGR, encoded by the exons ATGGAAGATGGCCAGACACTCTTCGATTACAACGTTGGTCTTAATGACATCGTCCAGCTGCTCATTCGCTCGCAGACCGACCCCCCGGACAGCCCCTCCCTCAACAACGGCGAGGGCGTGGCCTGTGATGTAGCCCCACCCACCACAGCATCTGTCCCCACCTCAGCCACACCCACCACAACAGTCGTTTCCCCAGCAACTGTCGCCAACAGCAACGGAAACGGGTCCAAACCCTGTAGTCCGGCTCCAGAGAGCCAGCCGTCCACCTCCAGCCGGACGCTCCTCATCGATCCCGGGATCGGACTCTTCAGA GTGAATGAGTTGGTGGACTGCAGGGACGTCAGCATTGGAGCATGGTTCGAAGGCGTGATTGAGAAGGTCTCTCCGGCCTCTAAAGGGCAGAACGGCCGAGCGGGAACAGCGCCCCCTGTGGCCAGGGTGGGACGACCCAGCAAACGCAGTCACTGCAAGCTGGAGACGGAGACGAGTGCCgccccttcatcatcatcatcatcagcatccaGTCACAGCACAGCACTAAACTCGGCCAGCAGCGAACCGTCGACATCCAAACCGGATCCGGTGCACGTCTCCTACCACATTAAATATGAAGA TTATCCGGAGAACGGCGTGGTGGAGATGAGCGCAGATAACGTTCGCCCGAGGGCCAGGACTGTGCTGCGCTTCGACCAGCTGCAGGTGGGTGACCGGGTGATGGTCAACTATAACCTGGAGAATCCCGAGGAGCGAGGCTTCTGGTACGACGCCGAGATCACGAGCCTCAACGCCGTCTCACGCACCAACAAAGAGATCCGCGTCAGGATCCTGCTCGG AGGTCCGGGTGATGTGATTGGTGACTGTAAGCTGCAGTTTCTGGATGAGGTTTACAGGATCGAGAAACCCGGAGCGCCGGGACTGTGTGCGGCCGACGGCCCGTTCaaac gtaagACGGGTCCGGAGTGTAAGCACTGTAAAGCGGACCCGGACGCTGAGTGTCGTTTCTGCTCGTGTTGTGTGTGTGGAGGGAAGCAGGACGCTCACATGCAGCTGCTGTGTGACGAGTGTAACATGGCCTTCCACATCTACTGCCTGACCCCTCCGCTGACCGCCATCCCAGAGGACGAGGACTG GTACTGTCCCACCTGTAAGAACGACAGCAGCGAGGTGGTCAAAGCTGGAGAGAAACTCAGAACCAGCAAGAAGAAGTCTAAGATGCCTTCAGCCACTACAGAGAGCCAGAGAGACTGGGGCAag GGGATGGCGTGTGTGGGCCGCACTAAAGAGTGCACAATCGTCCCCTCCAATCACTACGGCCCTGTTCCCGGCGTTCCCGTGGGAACCACCTGGAAGTTCCGTGTTCAG gTGAGCGAGGCGGGCGTACACAGGCCTCACGTCGGAGGGATTCACGGACGCAGTAACGATGGCTCATACTCGCTGGTGCTCGCTGGAGGATTCGAGGATGAAGTT GACCGGGGTGATGAGTTCACCTACACCGGCAGCGGAGGTCGCGACCTCTCAGGAAACAAGCGTATCGGAGAGCACTCGTTCGATCAGACGCTCACACACATGAACAG GGCTCTGGCACTCAACTGTGACGCGCCTCTGAATGACAAGGACGGGGCGGAGTCTCGCAACTGGAGGGCGGGAAAACCAGTGAGAGTGATTCGCAGCTCGAAGGGCCGACGGATCAGCAAATACGCACCGGAGGAGGGAAACCGCTACGACGGCATTTACaag GTGGTGAAGTACTGGCCAGAGATCGGGAAGTGTGGATTCCTGGTGTGGAGATACCTGCTGCGGCGGGACGACCTGGAGCCGGCACCCTGGACTCCGGAAGGGATCGAGCGCAGCAAGAAACTCTGCCTCAAAGTccag TATCCTCCTGGGTATCTGGAGGCCATGGCCAATAAGACGAAGCGCGAGGCGACGGTGCGGTCGGTGGGCGGCTCGAAGCGCGGCAGGAAGAGAGGACGACCCCGAACCACACGACCGTCCAAGAGAgtcgaggaggaggaggaggagaaaccAGCGGAGCACACGGAGGAAGAGCTTCAGAGCAACGGCAGCGCAGACGCTCACGAGGAAGAGAACACAG gtgtgcGTGAGCCGCAGGAGGAGCTGCAGGTCAAGCGTCGGAAGGAAGTCGAGTCGTTCGCTCTCTCAGAGCAGCAGCGGAGTCTGATACAGGACGACGAACCCAACAGGAAGCTGTGGGACGAAGCGCTGAGCTTCCTGTCGGAGGGACCG AACTTCCTGCGGAAGGTGGAGCAGCTGTTCATGTGTGTTTGCTGTCAGGAGCTGTCCTTCCAACCCATCACCACCGAGTGTTCACACAACGTCTGCAAG ACGTGTCTGCAGCGCTCGTTCCGAGCCGAGGTCTTCTCTTGTCCCGCCTGTCGTCATGATCTGGGCAAAGACTACACCATGAGCCTCAACAAAACCCTTCAGCTGCTCCTGGATCAGTTCTTCCCCGGATACAGCAAAGGACGATGA
- the mlana gene encoding melanoma antigen recognized by T-cells 1 codes for MSYGGSGSGSRGEFSVHFSSRSGAGLIRAEEAAGIALLAVVLTALLILGCWYYRRRGGYKMIRSERNSGQSWREMMRAGQYSESGSGEENKLALNEFSNLQPAIPNAPPAYDKIVSGPSPPPYSP; via the exons ATGTCTTACGGCGGATCAGGTTCAGGTTCTCGAGGTGAATTCAGCGTTCATTTCTCCAGCAGAAGTGGAGCAGGACTCATcagagctgaaga ggctgCAGGGATCGCCTTGCTGGCCGTGGTCCTCACCGCGCTGCTCATCCTGGGCTGCTGGTATTACCGCCGGCGGGGGGGGTACAAGATGATCCGG agcgAGAGAAACAGCGGTCAGTCGTGGAGAGAGATGATGAGAGCGGGTCAGTACAGCGAGTCTGGATCCGGAGAAGAGAACAAACTAGCCTTGAATGAATTCAGCAACCTGCAACCagcg ATTCCGAATGCTCCTCCAGCCTACGATAAGATCGTCTCCGGACCGTCTCCTCCTCCTTACTCCCCATGA